From the genome of Cytobacillus firmus, one region includes:
- a CDS encoding MFS transporter, producing MTGSAAAVAGLWIIGPITSVITNSWSGGMIDRKNKKSIMIWTDMARALGVALIPFLGSIGFIYAALFLISIAKALFMPASATYIAKLVPIQSRKRFNSINSLVASGAFIVGPAIAGGLFLIGTIDTAVFLNAASFVFSAVIIWLLPDMDKDLGEASIKTSAYETLRDDWKQVIAFGRREAFFISVYGCFQAFGLFSLAMDSQEVVYIQDVVGLTEADYSFLVSISGIGFALGALFITIVSKMLSIKQLMGYGMLLTAAGYLIYAVADSFMMVVIGFTVLGIFNAFSSSGYQTFYQNNIPVEIMGRMTSVIGVIQSIAQIFLLIGIGVLGDLFPLRYTIVILAALNLLLSLYVCFQLLKPGKQQYFSETTSA from the coding sequence ATGACCGGATCAGCAGCTGCTGTGGCAGGATTATGGATTATAGGTCCCATTACTTCCGTTATAACCAATTCATGGAGCGGAGGCATGATTGACCGGAAAAACAAAAAGAGCATTATGATTTGGACTGATATGGCCAGAGCCCTGGGTGTAGCTCTGATACCATTTCTCGGAAGCATAGGCTTCATTTATGCAGCCCTTTTTCTCATCAGCATAGCGAAGGCACTATTCATGCCGGCTTCCGCCACGTATATAGCCAAGCTGGTTCCGATTCAAAGCAGAAAAAGGTTCAACTCTATCAACAGTCTTGTTGCTTCAGGTGCTTTTATCGTGGGACCAGCCATCGCAGGCGGATTATTTCTGATTGGAACCATTGACACAGCTGTCTTTTTAAATGCGGCTTCCTTTGTTTTTTCAGCTGTCATCATATGGCTGCTGCCGGACATGGATAAAGATCTGGGGGAGGCTTCAATCAAAACGTCAGCCTATGAAACTCTCCGGGATGATTGGAAGCAGGTCATTGCATTTGGCAGGAGAGAGGCTTTTTTCATCTCTGTCTACGGTTGCTTCCAGGCATTTGGTTTGTTCTCTCTCGCAATGGATTCCCAGGAGGTTGTTTATATTCAGGATGTTGTGGGGCTGACAGAAGCGGATTATAGTTTCCTTGTCAGCATCAGCGGAATTGGTTTTGCGCTCGGAGCTCTCTTTATCACCATCGTTTCAAAAATGCTCAGCATCAAACAGCTCATGGGCTACGGCATGCTTTTGACAGCGGCAGGTTATCTGATTTATGCAGTGGCAGACTCCTTCATGATGGTTGTCATTGGGTTTACGGTACTTGGCATTTTTAATGCTTTCTCAAGTTCGGGTTACCAAACCTTTTATCAGAATAATATACCTGTGGAAATCATGGGCAGAATGACCAGCGTGATTGGTGTCATTCAAAGCATTGCCCAGATTTTCCTGCTCATCGGTATCGGTGTTCTTGGTGATCTGTTTCCGCTCCGCTATACGATTGTCATTTTGGCAGCCCTGAATTTACTTCTTTCTCTATATGTCTGCTTTCAGCTTTTAAAGCCGGGGAAGCAGCAGTATTTTTCAGAAACAACGTCCGCTTAA
- a CDS encoding cbb3-type cytochrome c oxidase subunit I, giving the protein MNDAIHPLARKAVIWHLAVTALVLILMMIFGVIMLMNQGEMISITPQWFYKIMTAHGTGMVGIAALGGTAILWYFLSKYVKLNPAILIVNFVLFLTGVTMVLIAIFVFDFSDGWTFLYPLPAQSAKMYGAAGAVFFLSGMLILGIGFLLLYMYLAARLTAVYGGIGKALGWDIIFRGKKGYGPPAAVVATAMVIITNSTALLAGATVLAASLVNIMNPAITIDPLLAKHLTYAFGHIFANCTIYMAVIAVYEVLSEYTKRPWKANKVFLIAWNCSTLFTLMIYTHHLLMDFAVPKWMLIIGQVFSYANGLPVMVVTAYGALMIVYRSRMKWDFASSLFFLSMFGWVAGAIPAIIDATIVVNHVMHNTKWVPGHFHTYMGMGVVAMIIGFMYYFNKTEGNQQHRGIDTFTITLYFAFFTGLVGSFLYAGGISAPRRWAEHLPQWVLSDQVGAVSGIFIVLAAIIFTARFFAGLRSVGTKVPYHKKSAAG; this is encoded by the coding sequence ATGAATGATGCGATTCACCCTTTAGCCAGGAAAGCAGTGATATGGCACCTGGCTGTGACGGCACTTGTTTTAATTCTTATGATGATCTTTGGGGTTATTATGCTGATGAATCAGGGGGAAATGATCAGCATCACACCGCAATGGTTTTATAAAATCATGACTGCACACGGTACAGGCATGGTTGGCATCGCGGCATTGGGAGGAACGGCTATTCTATGGTACTTCCTGTCTAAATACGTGAAGCTTAACCCTGCCATTCTCATTGTAAACTTTGTCCTTTTTTTAACCGGAGTCACGATGGTCCTCATCGCCATTTTCGTCTTTGACTTTTCAGATGGATGGACGTTCTTATATCCGCTTCCTGCCCAGTCAGCTAAAATGTACGGGGCAGCAGGGGCAGTTTTCTTCTTATCAGGCATGCTGATTCTCGGCATTGGCTTTTTACTCCTGTACATGTATCTGGCTGCAAGGCTGACAGCAGTTTATGGGGGCATCGGAAAGGCGCTCGGATGGGATATCATTTTCAGGGGGAAGAAAGGATACGGACCGCCTGCTGCTGTCGTGGCGACAGCCATGGTTATCATCACCAACTCGACTGCACTGCTGGCAGGTGCCACGGTGCTGGCCGCATCATTGGTGAATATTATGAATCCGGCCATTACGATAGATCCGCTGCTTGCCAAGCATCTTACCTATGCGTTCGGCCATATCTTTGCCAACTGCACAATCTATATGGCTGTTATTGCCGTCTATGAGGTCCTGTCAGAATATACAAAACGGCCGTGGAAAGCTAACAAAGTCTTTTTAATTGCTTGGAACTGCTCCACACTTTTTACCTTAATGATTTATACGCATCATTTGCTGATGGACTTTGCAGTGCCAAAATGGATGCTCATCATCGGGCAGGTGTTTTCCTATGCTAACGGCTTGCCCGTTATGGTCGTTACGGCCTACGGTGCACTTATGATTGTCTACCGTTCGCGGATGAAATGGGACTTTGCCTCAAGCCTGTTTTTCCTTTCCATGTTCGGATGGGTGGCAGGAGCCATTCCGGCCATCATTGATGCCACGATTGTTGTCAATCATGTGATGCATAACACGAAATGGGTTCCAGGCCATTTCCATACATATATGGGAATGGGGGTAGTCGCTATGATTATCGGATTTATGTATTATTTCAATAAAACCGAAGGCAATCAGCAGCACAGGGGAATCGATACATTCACCATTACGCTCTATTTTGCGTTTTTTACGGGTCTGGTGGGCTCATTCCTTTACGCCGGCGGAATCAGTGCTCCTAGAAGATGGGCAGAGCACCTGCCGCAATGGGTACTGTCCGACCAGGTTGGCGCAGTCAGCGGAATCTTTATCGTTCTGGCTGCGATCATCTTCACCGCAAGGTTTTTTGCTGGGTTAAGAAGTGTCGGCACAAAAGTTCCTTATCATAAAAAATCAGCAGCTGGCTGA
- a CDS encoding AraC family transcriptional regulator: MSWIESLQKAIDYIEEHLLDEDFSVQRAAEAANSSVFHFQRTFAILTDMPVGEYIRGRRLTLAAQDLVCTDLKVIDLAYKYGYDTPEAFTKAFRRQHGMTPTEARNFSGKLKSYNRLVIQVSLKGAEQMQYAIVEKEAFQVAGIKKEFSLVNEENLAGIPKLWDEVNSNGTSDKLFKLNNGDIKGILGVCVDNRSQKPDSMDYWIAASFKGDEPDSFESMEVPASKWAVFEVHGAMPHAMQNTWKKIFSEWFPSSGYEHADAPELEVYTAGDASSPDYYSEIWIPVK; this comes from the coding sequence ATGTCATGGATTGAATCGCTGCAGAAGGCTATTGATTATATAGAGGAGCATTTGCTGGATGAGGATTTTTCAGTCCAGAGAGCTGCGGAGGCAGCGAACTCCTCCGTATTTCATTTTCAGCGCACGTTTGCCATTCTGACAGATATGCCGGTGGGAGAATATATCCGGGGCAGAAGATTAACGCTCGCCGCACAGGACCTGGTTTGTACAGACCTCAAAGTAATTGACCTCGCCTATAAATATGGCTATGACACTCCCGAAGCTTTTACAAAGGCTTTCCGCAGACAGCATGGCATGACACCGACGGAAGCCAGAAATTTTTCCGGAAAGCTGAAATCATATAACCGCCTGGTGATCCAGGTGAGTCTGAAAGGGGCGGAACAAATGCAATATGCAATTGTCGAAAAAGAAGCGTTTCAAGTAGCGGGCATCAAAAAGGAGTTCTCTTTAGTCAATGAAGAAAATTTGGCCGGCATCCCGAAATTGTGGGATGAAGTAAACAGTAACGGCACCTCTGATAAGCTATTCAAGCTGAATAATGGGGATATCAAAGGAATTCTAGGCGTGTGTGTGGATAACCGCAGCCAGAAGCCTGACAGCATGGATTACTGGATTGCCGCAAGCTTCAAAGGTGATGAGCCTGACAGCTTCGAGAGCATGGAAGTCCCGGCCTCCAAATGGGCGGTGTTTGAAGTACATGGCGCCATGCCGCATGCCATGCAAAACACCTGGAAAAAAATCTTCTCGGAATGGTTTCCATCAAGCGGCTATGAACATGCTGATGCACCTGAACTGGAGGTCTATACAGCAGGTGATGCGTCCAGTCCGGATTATTATTCAGAGATCTGGATTCCGGTAAAATAA
- a CDS encoding glycine betaine uptake BCCT transporter, translating to MKKSLMVFYISAAILLLLVLFGVFVPDSLESVTANVQAFITDKFGWYYLILVSFIVIVCLYFLISPLGRIKLGKQDDKPEFTRPTWFAMLFSAGMGIGLVFWGSAEPIYHYAVGSPTGGAVGTDEAIKNAMRYTYFHWGIHAWAIYGIVALVLAYFNFRHGEPGLISATLKPILGDRTQGVTGKVIDILSVVATVIGVATTLGFGAVQINGGLSYLYGLPVNFTVQFVIVAIVTVLFIISALSGLGKGIKILSNANMILAGALFILTFFLGPSLFILNLFTNTLGSYLQYLPGMSLRIAPLNPEVREWINGWTIFYWAWWIAWAPFVGIFIARVSKGRTIREFVFGVLLIPSLIGFIWFATFGGTAIMQEHQGTAKISELATEEALFGVFSNLPMGTVLSIIAILLICTFFITSADSGTYVLGMMTTNGSHHPGNKIKLVWGILLAAISLVLLYSGGLQALQNTMIAAALPFSVIMALMTFSLIKALQKEAKELGIGKIPKKKV from the coding sequence GTGAAGAAAAGCTTAATGGTTTTCTATATATCGGCCGCCATTTTATTATTGCTTGTTTTATTCGGTGTTTTTGTCCCGGATTCACTGGAGAGTGTGACAGCAAATGTACAGGCCTTTATCACCGATAAATTCGGCTGGTATTATTTGATTCTTGTTTCGTTTATTGTCATTGTTTGTTTATATTTTTTAATCAGCCCTTTAGGAAGAATCAAGCTTGGGAAGCAGGATGATAAACCGGAATTTACCCGCCCTACCTGGTTTGCGATGCTGTTCAGCGCTGGGATGGGAATCGGGCTGGTTTTCTGGGGTTCAGCAGAACCGATTTATCACTATGCAGTTGGGTCTCCAACCGGAGGTGCAGTGGGGACGGACGAGGCGATTAAGAATGCGATGAGATATACGTACTTCCATTGGGGGATACATGCCTGGGCCATATATGGAATTGTCGCACTTGTGCTGGCTTATTTTAATTTCCGCCATGGGGAACCTGGTTTAATAAGTGCCACTTTAAAACCCATATTGGGAGACCGTACACAGGGGGTGACAGGAAAAGTCATTGATATTCTATCAGTGGTAGCAACTGTTATCGGTGTGGCCACGACACTTGGGTTTGGAGCTGTGCAGATTAACGGAGGATTGTCATATCTATATGGACTTCCTGTTAATTTCACCGTTCAGTTTGTGATTGTCGCTATTGTTACAGTCCTGTTTATAATTTCGGCCCTGTCCGGTCTTGGAAAAGGCATTAAAATTCTGAGTAATGCCAATATGATTCTTGCGGGTGCTCTATTTATTCTGACGTTCTTTCTTGGACCGTCATTATTCATTCTGAATCTGTTCACCAATACGCTTGGAAGCTATCTTCAATATTTGCCGGGCATGAGCCTCAGGATTGCCCCTCTGAATCCGGAGGTCAGGGAATGGATTAATGGCTGGACAATTTTTTACTGGGCCTGGTGGATTGCCTGGGCGCCGTTCGTTGGCATTTTCATTGCCCGTGTTTCTAAAGGAAGAACCATCCGGGAATTTGTCTTTGGGGTCCTGCTTATTCCGTCGCTAATTGGATTTATCTGGTTTGCCACATTTGGGGGAACCGCCATTATGCAAGAGCACCAAGGCACAGCGAAAATCTCGGAATTGGCTACTGAAGAGGCACTATTTGGCGTATTCTCCAACCTTCCGATGGGTACAGTCCTCTCGATCATCGCCATTTTGCTCATTTGCACGTTCTTTATTACTTCTGCCGACTCCGGCACCTATGTCCTGGGAATGATGACGACTAATGGTTCACACCATCCCGGCAACAAGATTAAATTAGTGTGGGGAATATTGCTTGCTGCCATTTCATTGGTCCTGCTCTATTCCGGCGGGCTTCAAGCTCTGCAGAATACGATGATTGCAGCGGCTCTTCCCTTTTCCGTTATTATGGCTTTAATGACCTTCAGTCTAATCAAGGCTCTGCAGAAAGAAGCGAAGGAGCTTGGTATTGGGAAGATCCCGAAGAAGAAGGTGTAG
- a CDS encoding DinB family protein gives MLTLFRYNWQVRDEWFEWCRQLSAEELKASRTGGVGGILETLFHIADVEYSWICVIQGKEVKDPLFSDYAELDKVMALSEEYRRGLEHFFQEEWPVPYNEFVTPPWMEKQYKRGDILNHVIAHEIHHIGQLSVWARDLNLPPVSANLIGRRLIKYD, from the coding sequence TTGCTGACATTATTCCGCTATAACTGGCAAGTGCGTGATGAGTGGTTTGAATGGTGCCGTCAGCTCTCAGCCGAAGAGCTGAAAGCCAGCCGGACTGGAGGAGTTGGAGGCATACTGGAAACCCTTTTTCATATCGCAGATGTAGAATACAGCTGGATTTGTGTGATACAGGGCAAGGAAGTGAAAGATCCCCTGTTTTCCGACTATGCTGAATTGGATAAAGTAATGGCACTTTCTGAGGAATACCGAAGGGGATTAGAACACTTTTTTCAGGAGGAATGGCCAGTTCCATACAATGAGTTTGTTACACCGCCATGGATGGAGAAGCAATATAAAAGGGGAGACATCTTGAACCATGTGATTGCCCATGAAATCCATCACATTGGACAGCTGTCAGTCTGGGCAAGGGACCTGAATCTCCCGCCTGTATCAGCCAATTTGATCGGAAGGAGATTAATTAAATATGATTAG
- a CDS encoding GNAT family N-acetyltransferase — protein sequence MIRQLTEQDHEMCFSLLKQQPAENLFIIGDIEAYGYEQDFQKVWGDFGEDGRLKAVLLKYEENFIPYTAGDFDAKGFAEIMLEDPNFGMMSGLKAVTAKIEPYVSHRIKRKRETYYAKCTKLNAEGVEVSAVCKAVPEDAEQLVELLNSIPEFSDSAITVERKSRVLKDGSSRSFFIKEDGKMVSTASTTAENSLSAMVVGVATDSEFKKKGYATQCMVKLCRQLLSENKELCLFYDNPAAGAIYKRIGFEDIGFWMMYTIEKKMS from the coding sequence ATGATTAGACAACTTACTGAACAAGATCATGAAATGTGTTTCAGCCTTTTAAAACAGCAGCCGGCTGAGAATCTGTTCATTATTGGAGATATTGAAGCATACGGCTATGAACAGGACTTTCAAAAGGTGTGGGGGGACTTTGGGGAAGATGGCAGATTAAAGGCCGTTTTATTAAAATATGAAGAAAATTTCATCCCATATACAGCAGGAGACTTTGACGCCAAGGGTTTTGCGGAGATAATGCTTGAGGACCCGAACTTTGGAATGATGTCCGGCCTGAAAGCTGTTACGGCGAAAATTGAACCTTATGTATCACACCGCATAAAAAGAAAGCGGGAAACCTATTATGCAAAATGCACAAAGTTAAATGCAGAAGGGGTTGAAGTATCAGCGGTGTGCAAGGCTGTTCCTGAAGATGCAGAACAGCTTGTTGAGCTTCTGAACAGCATTCCAGAATTCAGCGATTCCGCCATTACCGTTGAACGAAAAAGCAGGGTGCTAAAGGATGGCTCATCCCGTTCCTTTTTTATCAAAGAGGATGGTAAGATGGTCAGCACTGCTTCAACGACAGCTGAAAACTCCCTTTCAGCCATGGTTGTAGGTGTAGCAACAGACAGTGAATTCAAAAAGAAGGGATATGCTACTCAGTGCATGGTCAAGCTCTGCCGCCAGCTTCTTTCGGAAAATAAAGAGCTGTGCCTGTTTTATGATAACCCGGCAGCAGGCGCGATCTATAAACGCATCGGATTTGAAGATATAGGTTTTTGGATGATGTACACGATAGAGAAGAAAATGTCCTGA
- a CDS encoding cytochrome c oxidase subunit II — translation MYQLIAMYATVFFVFLLALAFAFVYGESKRSGEYSAIQEKGYKIRKFYFLGLIAIMAFATIMTLGRLPYDRNQAEAEGFSETKVVKVTGIQYAWEMSEERFEVGDTVQFDVTASDVTHGFGLYNEKMELVAQTQAMPEYTNTVYYTFEEPGTYQILCLEYCSTGHHVMVKKIVVEPEGGSSDE, via the coding sequence ATGTATCAGCTTATCGCCATGTATGCGACTGTTTTCTTTGTTTTCCTGCTGGCGCTGGCTTTTGCGTTTGTTTACGGCGAATCCAAGCGCAGCGGTGAATATAGCGCCATTCAGGAAAAAGGATATAAAATAAGGAAATTCTATTTTCTCGGACTTATTGCAATAATGGCTTTTGCCACAATTATGACGCTTGGCAGGCTGCCGTATGACCGGAATCAGGCAGAAGCGGAAGGGTTTAGTGAAACGAAGGTAGTGAAGGTAACCGGAATCCAATATGCGTGGGAGATGAGCGAGGAAAGGTTCGAAGTTGGGGACACAGTTCAATTTGATGTGACAGCTTCGGATGTTACCCACGGTTTCGGCTTATACAATGAAAAAATGGAGCTTGTCGCACAGACTCAGGCCATGCCTGAATATACAAATACCGTTTATTATACGTTTGAAGAGCCTGGAACTTATCAAATATTATGTCTTGAATATTGTTCAACAGGCCATCATGTGATGGTCAAAAAAATTGTTGTTGAGCCGGAAGGGGGAAGCTCTGATGAATGA